In Gloeocapsa sp. PCC 73106, one genomic interval encodes:
- a CDS encoding ABC transporter permease: protein MKIWRAIQQDFFLSLGILFLFLIILGIVIGPYFYHVSFDAIDVNQSNLGPSWGHLFGTNDLGQDQLARVLLGGRISLSVSLAAMLVAISLGTLIGAIAGFYGGILDLILMRFTDLFLSLPQLPLLLLIVYLFRDSVIRIAGAERGIFILVVLVIGGLNWMSVARLVRADFLKIKEMEFIKAAQSLGAKPIAIIVRHILPNVMSVIIVASTLAMGNALIIESTLSFLGLGFPPDLPTWGRMLFEAQNYITSHPHLVVFPGLAIFLTVLSINAIGNGLRDLLDPKAS, encoded by the coding sequence ATGAAAATTTGGCGTGCAATTCAACAGGATTTTTTTCTCTCTTTAGGGATACTATTTTTATTTTTAATAATTTTAGGAATCGTGATTGGACCCTATTTTTACCACGTATCTTTTGACGCCATAGATGTTAACCAATCTAATCTAGGACCGAGTTGGGGTCATTTGTTTGGGACCAATGATTTGGGTCAAGATCAGTTAGCGAGAGTTTTATTAGGTGGGAGAATTTCTTTAAGCGTGTCTTTAGCCGCGATGTTAGTAGCCATTAGTTTAGGGACTTTAATCGGAGCGATCGCCGGATTTTATGGCGGTATACTCGACTTAATTCTCATGCGTTTTACAGATTTATTTTTATCTTTACCTCAGTTACCTCTATTACTGCTAATTGTTTATTTATTTCGAGATAGCGTCATCCGTATAGCAGGAGCCGAGAGAGGAATATTTATTCTAGTAGTACTAGTAATAGGTGGTTTAAATTGGATGTCTGTAGCGCGACTGGTGAGAGCAGATTTTCTCAAAATTAAAGAGATGGAATTTATCAAAGCCGCTCAGAGTCTAGGGGCTAAACCTATAGCCATCATTGTCCGTCATATCTTACCCAACGTGATGAGTGTAATTATTGTAGCTTCAACTCTAGCCATGGGTAATGCGTTGATCATTGAGTCAACTCTCAGTTTTTTAGGACTAGGATTTCCACCGGATTTACCAACTTGGGGACGAATGCTTTTTGAAGCCCAAAACTATATCACTTCCCATCCTCATTTAGTGGTGTTTCCAGGTTTGGCTATTTTTCTTACTGTACTGAGTATTAACGCCATTGGGAATGGGTTACGTGATTTACTCGATCCCAAAGCAAGTTAA